The Candidatus Poribacteria bacterium genome contains the following window.
CTCTACACGCAATTGGCAGCGGCATATAAAATACAAGGACAGATTGAACAAGCCGCTGAGGTTTATATTGACGCTTTACAACGGATCGGGCTTACAAGGAACCAACGCGAAGCAATTTGGAATGCGATGCTTGAAATTTATGAAGACGATCTCCATAAACCTATCCGTGATAAACTCGTTGCGCAACTTGAGAAACGACGCGCACAAAATCCACAAAACGCTAACACCGTTATGACTTTGGGAGAACTCTATTTCCATGCTGGAAAAGTGCCCCAAGCCCTCGAAACGTTCACACAACTCCATCGAAACTATCCGACTCACATTGACATGGCATTAGAGACATACACTCGAATGTTGGAACGCACCGAAAACCCACACGCCATAGATTTCTACAAGACCTTGATAGCAGCATCAGTAGACGGCATACGCATAAGAAACGCCCGTTCTAAACTTGCAGCACTCTACGAAAAAATGGAGCAGTGGAACGATGCCATCATGCTTTTAGAAGCGTTAGTTTCTAACGGTGAGGCTTCTGTTAAAGATAGATTGTTACTTGGACAGATGCAACTGCACGGTATAAACGCACCGAGAATCGCTCAGAAAACTTTCCAAGCGCTGCTCACCCAACGCTTGCTTACTACCCAATTGGTAGAAGCACAACTGGGTCTGGCAGAATGTCACATCCTATTGAAACGCTATACACTTGCGAGAGAAGTCCTTGAACCTATTGCCAACCGTCCACACATCTTCCGTGCCGTTGCCCGAAAACTGGTTGGCGATTCCTATTTCTTTTCTGCCAATTTCGAGCAAGCCACGAAAGAATACAAGGAGGTTATCCGAATCTCAAAATCCGATCAACTCACAAACGATGCCCTTGAACGGATTGTCCTCATCCAGAATCATTCCGATTACCTCAAAATTCCGCTCACGGATTATGCCACTGCTGTGCGACTCTATCTCAATGGACAGACTACGGAGGCACTACAACAGTGTGAACGAAGTCTTGAAACCTATCCGCAAGCAACTATCGTTGATGCGGTGTGGCTTCTCATTGGTGATATTTACCGCGAAAACGCCAAAGATACCGAAGCAATCAACGCATACGAACAAGTCGTTGCGCGGGCAAGCCTGAGTGTCCCGAAGGCACTCGTAAATATCGCCGAGATTTACCGACAAAAAGCCGACTTCGCCAACGCCGCTGCGACTTACACCACACTCATTACAGATTATCCTGAAAGCGTTATCGTCGTCCATGCTCGTCAGCAACTCGATGAAATTATGAAACTGATGAACCATCAGTAAAGAAGTTCTGGTAAACTCTTACGGAGAGGCAACCCACTCGCCAACAGAGAACCATTGAAATATAGCATCGACTTGTGGTAGAATAATAACAAGAAACAATGAACAACGTAAAGGAGTTAGCAGATGCCCCAACCTGCTCACAATTTATTTAATACACACCGACCCCTTGAAGGCGAAGGGTTCGCGTGCACCTACTATTCGCTGCCTGCCTTAGAAGCAGCCGGTATCGGTTCAACAACCACCTTGCCCATCAGTCTCCGTATTTTACTCGAATCATTGCTGCGAAATTACGATGGACACCAAATTACCGAAGAGGATATTGTAAATTTGGCAAATTGGGACGCGCACTCCCCAAAAGCCTTGGAGATTCCTTTCAAACCGGCACGCGTGGTAGCACAAGATTTCACAGGCGTTCCGCTCGTTGTCGATATTGCTGCGATGCGTTCCGCTGTGGCAGCGCTTGGCGGTGATGCTGGTATGATAGAACCTCTCGTCCCTGTTGATTTAGTCATCGATCACTCCATCCAAGTCGATGCTTACGGTTCAGAGAACGCATTTCAATTTAATACCGAACGGGAATTTGAACGCAACAAGGAGCGTTATGAGTTCCTTAAGTGGGGACAGCAGGCGTTTGAAAAATTCAATATCATCCCGCCCTCTATCGGCATTGTCCATCAAGTGAATCTGGAATATCTCGCCAAAGTGGTTATGACAGAAGATTCGCTTGCCTATCCAGATACTGTTGTCGGGACCGACTCGCATACCACAATGATTAACGGCTTAGGTATCGTCGGATGGGGTGTAGGCGGCATAGAAGCGGAAGCCGCGATGTTAGGGCAACCCGTTTATATTTTGACCCCCGAAGTCCTCGGGGTTCATTTGAAAGGCAAACTTCGTGAGGGTGTAACCGCAACAGATTTGGTGCTGACTGTGACGCAACGCCTCAGAGCCGCTGCAGTCGTTGACAAGTTCGTGGAATTCTTTGGGGCAGGCGTAGAAGCCCTCTCTCTACCGGATCGGGCGACGCTCTCTAATATGTGTCCAGAATACGGTGCGACTATCGGATTCTTCCCACCCGATGCGGAGACGATGCGATACCTTCGTCTCACCGGGCGCGACGAAACGCACGTTGACATGGTAGAGGCTTATCTGAAAGCGCAAGGCATCTTCGGTATCCCACGCCTCGGAGATGTTACATACTCCGATGTCATTGAAATTGATCTCGCGGATATTGAACCGAGTATCGCGGGTCCGAAACGCCCCCAAGATCGGATCGCCTTGTCGGATGTCAAAAATACCTTTACTGAACTCCTTACACGTCCCGTCGCGGAAGATGGATTCGGTGTAACAGCGGACGTAAACGATAGCGACGGGATAACCCATGGATCGGTGGCCATCTCGGCAATTACCAGCTGCACGAACACGAGTAATCCTTCCGTGATGATCGGGGCAGGGTTGCTCGCGAAAAAGGCTGTGGAAAAAGGGTTGCGTGTTCCCGACTATGTTAAGACCAGTTTAGCCCCCGGCTCGCGCGTGGTCACTGAGTATCTACAGAATACCGGCTTACTGCCGTATCTGGAAGAACTCGGCTACAACGTGGTAGGTTATGGCTGCACGACCTGTATCGGCAACAGTGGACCGCTCAATGACGTGGTTCAAGCGGCACTTGACACAGGAAACCTCGTTACCGCAAGCGTCCTGAGTGGTAACAGGAATTTCGAGGCGCGCGTGCATCCAGAGATAAAAGCCAATTTCCTCATGTCTCCACCACTTGTCGTCGCTTATGGTGTCGCAGGACGGATTGATATAGATTTCGCTACTGAACCGCTTGGACATAACGAGGCAGGAGAGGCTGTTTACCTGAAGGACATCTGGCCCACCCGACAAGAGATCGCGGAGATGACCGCTGCCGCAGTTGATCGACGGACGTTCCGAGAGATGTATAAATCCATCGGTAATCAAGCACCGGAATGGGAAGAACTCGCAGGTGCAACGGGGGTACTCTATCCGTGGAACGCGAGAAGCACTTACGTCCAGCATCCTCCGTTCTTTGAAGGGTTTGCCCGCGAACCTGTCCCCATTGCAGACATTGTGGATGCCC
Protein-coding sequences here:
- the acnA gene encoding aconitate hydratase AcnA, with amino-acid sequence MPQPAHNLFNTHRPLEGEGFACTYYSLPALEAAGIGSTTTLPISLRILLESLLRNYDGHQITEEDIVNLANWDAHSPKALEIPFKPARVVAQDFTGVPLVVDIAAMRSAVAALGGDAGMIEPLVPVDLVIDHSIQVDAYGSENAFQFNTEREFERNKERYEFLKWGQQAFEKFNIIPPSIGIVHQVNLEYLAKVVMTEDSLAYPDTVVGTDSHTTMINGLGIVGWGVGGIEAEAAMLGQPVYILTPEVLGVHLKGKLREGVTATDLVLTVTQRLRAAAVVDKFVEFFGAGVEALSLPDRATLSNMCPEYGATIGFFPPDAETMRYLRLTGRDETHVDMVEAYLKAQGIFGIPRLGDVTYSDVIEIDLADIEPSIAGPKRPQDRIALSDVKNTFTELLTRPVAEDGFGVTADVNDSDGITHGSVAISAITSCTNTSNPSVMIGAGLLAKKAVEKGLRVPDYVKTSLAPGSRVVTEYLQNTGLLPYLEELGYNVVGYGCTTCIGNSGPLNDVVQAALDTGNLVTASVLSGNRNFEARVHPEIKANFLMSPPLVVAYGVAGRIDIDFATEPLGHNEAGEAVYLKDIWPTRQEIAEMTAAAVDRRTFREMYKSIGNQAPEWEELAGATGVLYPWNARSTYVQHPPFFEGFAREPVPIADIVDARILGIFGDSVTTDHISPAGAIAAASPAGEYLQEHGVETRDFNTYGSRRGNDRVMSRGTFANRRVRNLMTPDVEGGYTLQYPEGTQTTIYEAALDYSENGVSTVIFAGQDYGMGSSRDWAAKGPKLLGVKAVVVESFERIHRSNLIGMGVLPLQFKSDENVQTLNLDGSEIISITGFAEDLQPGQMATLKIVRANGETQTTELLIRIDSPVEVEYYKHGGILDYVIRNFLSA
- a CDS encoding tetratricopeptide repeat protein translates to MDATMQQRIIFLSILFLLFLMTLGNSLYTSAQIQVPGTPPSVTPMLDPVESAHDHYHEKRYAEAIKAYEALIENGIPRPDGTYTPLRQSQRDSIRLMLGQSYAKVSEDPAAQRVFKEIIDENPSGSYATQAVHRLGNLYWQRYQFKAAIRQCKQILQQHPNTTSAATAAYLLGKYQQMEGTSEEAIDSYKYFLDNFPSSPYRVSAINSLIQLYMTNQRYAAAEKLIQERMQDYPDDTTLLEQLAELYQQQNAHSKALELYRKAIERDPNNTTLRRKLGALYAEIGKTTQAVTEWKKMVEEEVNQVDQQKQLGAIYLSHKMYPEAIAAYQQAIRLSPKNSYLYTQLAAAYKIQGQIEQAAEVYIDALQRIGLTRNQREAIWNAMLEIYEDDLHKPIRDKLVAQLEKRRAQNPQNANTVMTLGELYFHAGKVPQALETFTQLHRNYPTHIDMALETYTRMLERTENPHAIDFYKTLIAASVDGIRIRNARSKLAALYEKMEQWNDAIMLLEALVSNGEASVKDRLLLGQMQLHGINAPRIAQKTFQALLTQRLLTTQLVEAQLGLAECHILLKRYTLAREVLEPIANRPHIFRAVARKLVGDSYFFSANFEQATKEYKEVIRISKSDQLTNDALERIVLIQNHSDYLKIPLTDYATAVRLYLNGQTTEALQQCERSLETYPQATIVDAVWLLIGDIYRENAKDTEAINAYEQVVARASLSVPKALVNIAEIYRQKADFANAAATYTTLITDYPESVIVVHARQQLDEIMKLMNHQ